Proteins from one Mucilaginibacter jinjuensis genomic window:
- a CDS encoding Crp/Fnr family transcriptional regulator — protein MTEFKNYLHQYFDISTDDCQTLASSFSAETIKKGEYFLRSGSPGKRLSFIQEGMLRIYVSRPGREVTQWISTKNSFVTDFDAFFYQNPSLRNVQALTDSRLLTISYEQYQSLSKKISAWNEFEKRFIGKCFIFMESRVFDLISLSAEERYKSLFEQNRELFNQVPLQYLASMLGMTPETFSRIRKKQAF, from the coding sequence ATGACCGAGTTCAAAAACTATCTCCATCAATATTTTGATATCAGTACCGATGACTGCCAAACACTGGCCAGTTCCTTCAGCGCCGAAACCATTAAAAAAGGCGAATATTTTTTACGCTCGGGTTCGCCCGGTAAGAGGCTCAGCTTTATACAGGAAGGCATGCTACGGATCTATGTGAGCCGGCCCGGCAGGGAAGTCACACAATGGATCAGTACAAAAAACTCCTTTGTGACCGATTTCGACGCTTTCTTTTATCAAAATCCGTCGTTGCGAAATGTTCAGGCGCTGACGGATTCTCGTTTATTGACAATCAGCTACGAACAATACCAGTCGCTTAGTAAAAAGATTTCCGCCTGGAACGAATTTGAAAAACGATTCATCGGTAAGTGCTTCATTTTTATGGAAAGCCGTGTTTTCGATTTGATCTCTCTTTCTGCTGAAGAACGCTACAAAAGTTTATTTGAGCAGAACCGCGAACTTTTTAACCAAGTGCCCCTGCAATATCTCGCTTCTATGCTCGGTATGACACCGGAAACATTCAGTCGTATCCGG